A portion of the Achromobacter sp. MFA1 R4 genome contains these proteins:
- the hpnC gene encoding squalene synthase HpnC has translation MSIDHYENFPVASLLLPRRLRGAVTDIYRFARAADDIADEGSATDEERLAQLAAFRTELHRIGAEPGTPPAPGLPPLADIFAPLARTIARHQLPITPFYDLLSAFEQDIAVKRYEDYTALADYCTRSANPVGRLMLHLYEASTPQNIAESDAICTGLQQVNFWQDVRVDWHKHRVYLPQEDLRRYGVSDEDLAACRLTPAWRELMAFEVERTRALLHFGAPLARRLPGRIGLELRMVVQGGLRVLERIEACGYDVFMNRPELGAKDWAIMLWRSIK, from the coding sequence ATGTCCATCGATCACTACGAGAATTTTCCCGTCGCCTCGCTGCTGCTGCCGCGCAGGCTGCGCGGCGCCGTGACCGATATCTACCGGTTCGCCCGCGCCGCGGACGACATCGCCGACGAAGGCAGCGCGACCGACGAGGAGCGCCTTGCCCAACTGGCGGCGTTTCGCACCGAGCTGCACCGCATCGGCGCCGAACCCGGCACGCCGCCGGCCCCGGGGCTGCCCCCGCTGGCCGACATCTTCGCGCCGCTGGCCCGGACCATCGCCCGGCACCAGCTTCCCATCACGCCCTTCTACGACCTGCTGTCCGCCTTCGAGCAGGACATCGCCGTCAAGCGCTACGAGGACTACACCGCCCTGGCGGATTACTGCACACGGTCGGCCAACCCCGTAGGCCGGCTGATGCTGCACCTTTACGAGGCCAGCACCCCGCAGAACATCGCCGAATCCGACGCCATCTGCACCGGGCTGCAGCAGGTCAACTTCTGGCAGGACGTGCGGGTGGACTGGCACAAGCACCGGGTATACCTGCCCCAGGAAGACCTGCGCCGTTACGGCGTCTCGGACGAAGACCTGGCCGCGTGCCGCCTCACGCCCGCATGGCGCGAGCTCATGGCCTTCGAGGTCGAACGCACGCGCGCGCTGCTACACTTCGGCGCTCCGCTGGCGCGCCGCCTGCCGGGCCGCATCGGCCTGGAGCTGCGCATGGTGGTGCAAGGCGGGCTGCGCGTCCTGGAGCGGATCGAGGCGTGCGGCTACGATGTTTTCATGAATCGCCCCGAATTGGGCGCCAAAGACTGGGCCATCATGTTGTGGCGCTCCATCAAGTAA